A single window of Culicoides brevitarsis isolate CSIRO-B50_1 chromosome 3, AGI_CSIRO_Cbre_v1, whole genome shotgun sequence DNA harbors:
- the LOC134835593 gene encoding glutamate-rich protein 2 has translation MYSNKSSYKTLDLPNELSLQNFEPHRARNDEKMIAPMELLAQFLSTVMQKDYENALVFCKLIQQFEPTNATANRFYPVIIKKLKSKPVPGMDSSSDEDEDDFLDNDENDDAGNDDSGIDKEDSDESDSDEEEIEIPPKAPTKKALNNLEKQKEIVKHLRSKVVHKNP, from the exons ATGTATTCAAATAAATCGAGTTACAAGACTCTTGATCTCCCGAATGAGCTTTCTTTGCAGAATTTCGAGCCTCATAGAGCTaggaatgatgaaaaaatgattgCACCGATGGAATTGTTGGCGCAGTTTCTGTCGACGGTCATGCAAAAGGACTACGAGAACGCTCTGGTTTTCTGTAAACTCa ttcaaCAATTCGAGCCAACCAACGCCACTGCCAATCGTTTTTATCCcgttatcatcaaaaaattaaagtccaAGCCCGTTCCCGGAATGGATTCCAGTTCCGACGAGGACGAAGACGACTTTTTGGACAATGATGAGAATGACGATGCGGGTAACGATGACTCGGGAATCGATAAAGAAGACAGCGATGAATCAGATTCCGATGaggaagaaattgaaattccACCAAAAGCTCCAACTAAGAAGGCTTTGAACAATTTGGAGAAGCAAAAGGAGATTGTGAAGCATTTGAGATCAAAAGTTGTTcataaaaatccttaa